A window of the Rhodoferax sp. GW822-FHT02A01 genome harbors these coding sequences:
- a CDS encoding amidotransferase encodes MKLCILENDDLAPEATQKYHGYGSMVERVFREAGAKDWQFEVFHTPVFEYPASFDGYDAVLLTGSKADSFSDEPWVVELRKRVSELLEQKKKLLGICFGHQLIAICLGAKVGRAPQGWGVGRMSYDWHAADLLSAPEDNKLSLLVSHRDQVFELPENAILLASNAHCPVAGYAVGEEVFCVQGHPEFVEEYSAFLMGRRREALGEDLYTSAVKSLEHGHDGLDVTRMMIAFVEGK; translated from the coding sequence ATGAAACTCTGCATTCTCGAAAACGACGATCTGGCACCAGAGGCCACACAGAAATACCACGGCTATGGCTCCATGGTCGAACGCGTATTCCGCGAAGCCGGTGCCAAGGACTGGCAGTTCGAGGTATTCCATACCCCTGTCTTTGAATACCCAGCATCCTTTGATGGCTATGACGCCGTCCTGCTGACCGGCAGCAAGGCTGACTCGTTTTCCGACGAACCATGGGTAGTGGAACTGCGCAAGCGTGTCAGTGAACTACTGGAACAGAAGAAGAAACTGCTGGGCATCTGCTTTGGCCACCAGCTGATTGCCATCTGCCTGGGCGCCAAGGTGGGCAGGGCGCCGCAAGGCTGGGGCGTAGGACGCATGTCCTATGACTGGCATGCTGCCGATTTGCTGAGCGCCCCTGAAGACAACAAGCTGTCCCTGCTGGTAAGCCACCGGGACCAGGTATTTGAACTGCCTGAAAACGCCATCCTGTTGGCCAGCAATGCGCACTGCCCCGTGGCGGGCTACGCGGTAGGCGAAGAGGTGTTCTGCGTGCAGGGCCACCCTGAATTTGTCGAAGAGTACAGTGCCTTTCTGATGGGCAGACGCCGCGAAGCACTGGGCGAGGATCTCTATACCAGCGCAGTCAAAAGCCTGGAGCATGGCCACGACGGACTGGACGTGACGCGCATGATGATTGCCTTTGTTGAGGGCAAATAG
- the infA gene encoding translation initiation factor IF-1, giving the protein MAKEELIEMMGVVNEVLPDTRFRVTLDNGHQLIAYSAGKMRKNHIRILAGDRVSLELSPYDLSKGRINFRHIEGRGPMTPRRPQ; this is encoded by the coding sequence ATGGCTAAAGAAGAACTGATTGAAATGATGGGCGTTGTCAACGAAGTGTTGCCGGACACCCGCTTTCGCGTCACCCTGGACAACGGTCACCAACTGATCGCCTACTCCGCCGGCAAGATGCGCAAGAACCACATCCGCATCCTGGCCGGAGACCGCGTGTCGCTGGAGCTTTCTCCTTACGACTTGAGCAAGGGGCGCATCAATTTCCGCCACATTGAAGGCCGCGGGCCGATGACGCCGCGCCGTCCTCAGTAA
- a CDS encoding 3-deoxy-7-phosphoheptulonate synthase encodes MTSAVSAPLTTHDTTRIDDVRIGAVRPLITPALLEERLPAPPAAQSLVETSRAAISKVLHGADDRLIVVVGPCSIHDHAQAMEYARQLKTHADRLQQDLLVVMRVYFEKPRTTVGWKGYINDPHLDGSFAINEGLEMARRLMLDILELGLPIATEFLDLLSPQFISELVSWGAIGARTTESQSHRQLASGLSCPVGFKNGTDGGIKVASDAIQAAQAAHAFMGMTKMGQVAIFETRGNQDCHVILRGGKQTNYSKTDVDAACALLKSAGLREQVMIDVSHANSSKQHQRQITVAADVAAQIAAGDQRITGIMIESHLEEGRQDIVSGQALRYGVSVTDACISMAQTVPVLEQLAEAVRTRRGIKPA; translated from the coding sequence ATGACCTCCGCCGTATCCGCCCCACTCACTACCCATGACACCACCCGTATTGACGACGTGCGTATCGGTGCGGTACGTCCGCTCATCACTCCTGCGCTGCTGGAAGAAAGGCTGCCAGCCCCGCCAGCGGCCCAATCCCTGGTGGAAACCAGCCGGGCCGCCATCTCCAAGGTACTGCATGGTGCCGATGACCGGCTGATCGTGGTGGTGGGCCCGTGCTCGATCCACGACCATGCGCAGGCAATGGAATACGCACGCCAGCTGAAAACCCACGCGGACCGTCTACAGCAGGATTTGCTGGTGGTCATGCGGGTGTACTTCGAGAAGCCGCGTACCACGGTGGGCTGGAAGGGCTATATCAACGACCCGCATCTGGACGGCAGCTTTGCCATCAATGAAGGGCTGGAAATGGCCAGACGCCTGATGCTGGACATTCTGGAACTGGGTTTGCCGATTGCCACCGAATTCCTGGACTTGCTGAGTCCACAGTTCATCAGCGAACTGGTGAGCTGGGGCGCCATTGGCGCGCGCACCACCGAAAGCCAGAGCCACCGACAGCTGGCCAGCGGACTGTCCTGCCCGGTGGGCTTCAAGAACGGAACCGACGGCGGCATCAAGGTGGCCAGCGACGCCATCCAGGCAGCGCAGGCGGCGCACGCGTTCATGGGCATGACCAAGATGGGGCAGGTTGCCATTTTCGAAACGCGCGGCAACCAGGACTGCCACGTGATCCTGCGCGGCGGCAAGCAGACCAACTACAGCAAGACCGATGTGGATGCAGCCTGCGCGCTGCTCAAGAGTGCAGGACTGCGGGAGCAGGTGATGATCGATGTCAGCCACGCCAACAGCAGCAAACAGCACCAGCGCCAGATCACCGTGGCCGCTGATGTGGCGGCCCAGATTGCGGCAGGCGACCAGCGCATCACCGGCATCATGATCGAGAGCCATCTCGAAGAAGGCCGCCAGGACATCGTCTCCGGCCAGGCGCTGCGCTACGGCGTGTCGGTCACGGATGCCTGCATCAGCATGGCGCAAACGGTGCCGGTGCTGGAACAACTGGCCGAGGCGGTGCGCACCCGCCGCGGCATCAAACCGGCCTGA
- a CDS encoding Gfo/Idh/MocA family oxidoreductase encodes MSLNPVISLLGRRLRLAVIGGGPGSFIGAMHRQAARLDDRYELVAACLSSNPEKSVQAGRELGLAPDRCYADGDALIAAEATRNDGADVVAIMTPNDSHFRFSMAALDAGLDVICDKPMTNTLQEAQALQERVHSSGRVFCLTHNYTGYPMVRQARAMVADGQLGDIRLVQVEYVQGGRAKAGPSRSPWKDDATRGGPSLVMGDIGTHAHNLLRFITGLEVAQVAAEVGTIVPTRVTHDYAGALLRLDNGARGSFWVTQAAAGVENALRIRISGSLGTLEWQQEQPQLLSFKPMGVPAQIRTPNGPGTLPLSAHASRIVAGHPEGFHEAFANIYSDAAEAIAARRAGQTVNPLSTHFPNAADGLSGIRFVDAVIRSSTNDGAWTAV; translated from the coding sequence ATGTCCCTGAACCCTGTGATTTCCTTACTGGGCCGGCGTCTGCGCCTGGCCGTCATTGGTGGTGGCCCCGGTTCATTCATTGGTGCCATGCATCGCCAGGCAGCGCGCCTGGACGACCGCTACGAGCTGGTGGCCGCGTGTCTGTCATCCAACCCCGAAAAATCCGTGCAGGCCGGGCGCGAACTGGGTCTGGCGCCTGACCGTTGTTATGCCGATGGTGATGCCCTCATCGCTGCCGAGGCCACACGCAACGATGGTGCCGACGTGGTGGCCATCATGACACCCAACGACAGCCACTTCCGCTTTTCCATGGCGGCGCTGGATGCCGGGCTGGATGTGATTTGCGACAAGCCCATGACCAACACCTTGCAGGAGGCGCAAGCTCTGCAGGAGCGTGTGCACAGCAGTGGTCGGGTGTTCTGCCTGACCCACAACTACACCGGCTATCCCATGGTGCGCCAGGCGCGCGCCATGGTGGCCGATGGCCAGTTGGGGGATATCCGGCTGGTGCAGGTGGAATATGTGCAAGGTGGCCGCGCCAAGGCCGGCCCGTCCCGTTCGCCGTGGAAAGATGACGCGACGCGCGGTGGTCCGTCGCTGGTCATGGGTGACATTGGCACCCACGCCCACAACCTGCTGCGCTTCATCACGGGGCTGGAAGTGGCCCAGGTTGCTGCAGAAGTCGGAACCATCGTGCCCACCCGCGTAACCCACGACTACGCCGGCGCCTTGCTGCGGCTCGACAATGGCGCGCGTGGCAGCTTCTGGGTGACCCAGGCCGCGGCCGGGGTGGAAAACGCCTTGCGCATCCGTATCAGCGGCTCGCTTGGAACGCTGGAATGGCAGCAGGAACAGCCCCAATTGCTGAGCTTCAAGCCCATGGGTGTTCCGGCGCAAATCCGAACCCCCAATGGACCTGGCACCTTGCCACTGTCGGCGCATGCCTCGCGCATCGTCGCAGGCCATCCGGAAGGCTTTCACGAGGCGTTTGCCAACATCTACTCGGATGCAGCGGAGGCCATTGCCGCACGCCGCGCCGGCCAGACCGTGAATCCGTTGTCCACCCATTTCCCGAACGCAGCCGATGGGCTGTCCGGCATCCGCTTTGTGGACGCCGTGATCCGTTCCAGCACGAACGACGGTGCCTGGACCGCGGTCTAG
- a CDS encoding CDGSH iron-sulfur domain-containing protein: MAMEVVVGKEATIHFDAHKCIHSRNCVLSHPDVFVPNVVGEWIHPDAQPVEELIRIGQSCPSGAISVLRNVPTAGAMPHSNAAPIVNTVRLRENGPLAFEAELQIQGEVQSVPRATLCRCGQSANKPFCDGSHVAAGFVASGEPATAAFEPLAQRNGPLDVQPTPNGPLRVVGNLEVVTGTGRTCNKVGETYLCRCGHSQNKPYCDGSHKAAGFQAT, encoded by the coding sequence ATGGCCATGGAAGTCGTCGTCGGAAAAGAAGCAACCATCCATTTCGATGCGCACAAGTGCATCCACTCGCGCAACTGCGTACTTTCGCATCCGGATGTGTTTGTTCCCAATGTGGTGGGTGAATGGATTCACCCGGACGCGCAACCGGTGGAGGAGTTGATCCGCATCGGCCAGAGCTGCCCGTCGGGCGCCATCTCGGTCCTGCGCAATGTGCCCACCGCGGGAGCCATGCCGCACTCGAACGCGGCACCCATTGTCAACACGGTGCGCCTGCGGGAAAACGGGCCGCTGGCGTTTGAGGCGGAGTTGCAGATACAGGGAGAAGTTCAAAGCGTTCCGCGCGCCACGCTGTGCCGCTGCGGCCAGTCGGCCAACAAGCCGTTCTGCGATGGCAGCCATGTGGCCGCCGGATTCGTTGCATCGGGTGAGCCGGCCACGGCAGCCTTTGAGCCGCTGGCCCAGCGCAATGGGCCACTGGATGTGCAGCCCACACCCAACGGCCCCTTGCGTGTGGTGGGCAATCTGGAGGTGGTGACCGGCACGGGACGCACCTGCAACAAGGTGGGTGAGACCTACCTATGCCGCTGCGGCCATAGCCAGAACAAACCCTATTGCGATGGCAGCCACAAGGCCGCCGGATTCCAAGCAACATGA
- a CDS encoding TMEM175 family protein — protein MNKNRLEAFSDGVIAIIITIMVLEIKVPHGEELADLQPLWPIVLSYVLSFVNVGIYWNNHHHLLHATRHVNGGILWANLNLLFWLSLMPFATAWVGENHFAATPMALYAADLLMCAISYTLLQVCIIKAHGSESLLSQAVGHDLKGKISMAFYLSAVPLALLGLPMLAGVLILAVALIWLIPDRRIEKKIAPE, from the coding sequence ATGAACAAGAACCGGCTGGAGGCCTTCAGCGACGGCGTGATTGCCATCATCATCACCATCATGGTGCTGGAGATCAAGGTGCCGCACGGCGAAGAGCTTGCGGACCTGCAGCCCCTGTGGCCCATCGTCCTGAGCTACGTCCTGAGTTTTGTGAATGTGGGCATTTACTGGAACAACCACCACCACCTGTTGCACGCCACCCGACATGTGAATGGCGGGATCCTCTGGGCCAATCTCAATCTGTTGTTCTGGCTGTCCCTGATGCCCTTTGCCACGGCCTGGGTCGGAGAGAACCACTTCGCCGCCACGCCCATGGCCCTGTATGCGGCAGACCTGCTCATGTGTGCGATCAGCTACACCCTGTTGCAGGTGTGCATCATCAAGGCCCATGGCTCCGAATCCCTGCTGTCGCAGGCCGTGGGCCACGATCTCAAGGGCAAGATATCGATGGCCTTTTACCTGTCGGCCGTCCCCCTGGCCCTGCTGGGTCTGCCCATGCTTGCGGGCGTGCTGATTCTTGCCGTGGCCCTCATCTGGCTGATCCCGGACCGGCGCATCGAAAAAAAGATCGCGCCTGAATAG